Proteins encoded in a region of the Magallana gigas chromosome 8, xbMagGiga1.1, whole genome shotgun sequence genome:
- the LOC105330279 gene encoding uncharacterized protein has product MASQQTTTSTVSDNQPQQNIADLVSALLQQDGQGSFSRNTSFTQTTNKNPSGSSLHLTNSAKRILQASLAPATRKAYLHSWHIFLEWKYVDTHNTKLSEALKMILYRLLRADEDPAKGLTAKNPNSDVNVNSHVSNGSYGPGSRYISCSKTLEGIHKFASNSYTFPKRIVRLKISENDPEIKRIIDLTNYNELSQHVFTQQGINFARKFDEVLVEGKINTECITFI; this is encoded by the exons ATGGCAAGTCAGCAAACAACAACATCAACAGTTAGTGACAACCAGCCTCAGCAAAATATTGCAGACTTAGTTAGTGCGTTATTACAACAAGACGGTCAAG GAAGCTTTTCAAGAAACACCTCATTTACACagacaacaaacaaaaatccCAGTGGATCGTCTTTACATTTGACAAACTCTGCAAAAAGAATTCTACAGGCTTCCTTAGCCCCTGCAACAAGGAAAGCATATCTACATTCATGGCATATTTTCCTTGAATGG aaatacGTTGATACTCACAATACTAAATTGTCTGAAGCATTAAAAATG attttatacaGATTATTGAGAGCTGATGAGGATCCTGCTAAAGGCTTAACTGCAAAGAACCCAAACTCtgatgtaaatgtaaattcCCATGTTTCAAACGGATCGTATGGCCCTGGCTCAAGATACATATCCTGCAGTAAGACCCTAGAAGGAATACACAAATTCGCTTCTAATTCATATACATTTCCAAAGAGAATTGTTAGGCTAAAGATAAGTGAGAACGATCCAGAAATAAAGCGTATCATAGATTTGACAAATTATAATGAGCTGTCTCAGCATGTGTTTACCCAACAGGGCATAAACTTTGCAAGGAAGTTTGACGAAGTCTTGGTCGAAGGAAAGATCAATACTGAATGTATAACTTTCATATAA